In Cydia amplana chromosome 5, ilCydAmpl1.1, whole genome shotgun sequence, the genomic window aacaggccgaaagttgagctccaaacagggccaaaaacttgcaggttcagatagcggcttaattccatacgagcgatgcaaggccaaagattgagctgcgagagagcaaagcttgaaatttaaacagtggccaagtttaattgagaccggattccgacgcccttccgtgcgaagccaacggccggacatttggacgtggaaacgcttaatatctcaaaattaacccccttttatgccttttaaagacttttaaccatgcttgcaatggttaaattcgcggtaaatgacggatggttagctggcaaaattagttaagcATTGGATCGGttaatcggtaatccaaagatgtgggttcgagtctcacgttagccagagttgatcacagttaattttttaattgtgattgacatatgtgtagtgtatattatatacaatctataaattgtaatgtggaacgttccacaataaaatggaaggaaatcagtatgtttattacaagcatattgatgttaaaattgatattaaatcatttcgtttccccaagactactacgcggttactagacagataagtttgcatttgccttcgatatttttgaattatatgggcctaaaataccttgtgaatgcctataaactgtttgaagtggcgccgttaatgatctaaactcgattaaaaatatattaactgattccgaaagtagtagtaactaccaaggtcacgccgatgccacgccgatagcgcagcgtcggcggcggcggcgcgaaaattttgtcggcggcggcggcgcgccggcgcggcgctcatatctaaatcCAACCAACATAATCAACAAAACAATCAAATAGGAATAAATTATCCTCCTACATTGTCAAAGGAGGTGTAGGTATTCTATTTTTCCCTCTTTCTCTCTTTTGTTTTTCGCTTATCAACTTTTCAATTTTCCATTTTTCTCTCTTTTAGCGAAATCAATTTCACAACCTCGTGAACCCATCCATTCTCACGAGGCACCATTATTTAAAGAAATATCATTTTACTAACCCATCCATTCTAGTAAAATGTATTTCATTCCAAACAACCCAAGCAGATTTCGTGAACCCATCGATTCTCAcgagtacatattataaaatcttATGTTGCTAGCCAGTCCATATTAGCAAAAATAGATATCACAACAACCAGTTCAACATAACATTATCCACAATCAATAATTAACAGACTATATTAAACATTTATCCATAGAAACTTCTACATTCGTATACTTGGTACCAAACACCACCataatatacttaaaataaCAGCAAAATCGACATATTCAATCACCGTGTGCGACAAGTACAATATATTTAAACATCATCATCACCATCTGACATGGAGCAACTTATATCATCATGAGAATCGCTATCCTGAACTTCAAGGGCAGCTATATGCACCCAAGGCATCATGCGGTCTGACGCAACAACTGTAGATCGCTTGTGTCTACTACCAGTTAACCCCGGAATAGCAGCCACTTTATAGCGATCATGACCTAAAACCGTAACTACTCTATAAGGACCAATATATGATGGCATAAGTTTTGTGCTTTTGCCGTCATTGTTGAAAGATACCTTCGTTATTTTAACCAAGTCTCCTATCTCGTAAATTCTAGCTGGTTTCCTATTTTTATCGAAATTCTCTTTTTGTTTTATCTGGCTCTCCTTGATTTTATCCTTAACCTCTTCTCGTATGGCTGTCACGTCACTATTTTCTTGTAAACTCTGCCTAATCTCATTAAGCCTCGGATCTACCTCAGCGTTCATTGAAACTCCAAACATGACCTCAGAAGGAGCCCTGCCGGTTGTCTTCTGTTTCGTGTTGTTAAGGCCCCACTGCACAATACCAACTCTCTCATCCCATTCCCTCTCGTCATGATTCAGGTTTTGCGCCGTCAGTGAGTCCAAGATAGAACGATTGTATCGTTCTACTTGTCCGTTCGATCTCGGACTCGCCACGGCATTCAAAATATGCTTTATGCCCTTATCAAGACAAAATCTACGAAAGGCATTGGATGTAAAACACGAACCTCGATCACTAATCAATCTGTCTGGAAACCTAAATGTATAGAACACGTCTTGTAGCGCTCGTATTGCATTCGCGGTGTTCGTATTCCTGACAGGGCGAATGAAGACAAATTTGGTAAAGGCCTCCACCAAGACTAGTAAATGAGTGTTTCCCCGTTTCGACCGCACAAAGGGCCCGAGATGGTCGATGTGCACGGTGTGAAAAACAATATCAACCTTTTCAATGACATGCAACTGTCCTTCTTTTGAATGAGATGACTTCTTGGCATAAGCACACTGAACACAAGCGTTTACGtactttttgacaaactttgcCATCTTCGGAAACCAATAAGTATCTTTAATTCGATCAAGTGTCTTTTCAACACCGAAGTGACCCATCTCATCATGATTGAGACGGCACAACTGCCATCTCGCGCCCTTCGGCACAACccaacgtaatttacttttatcGCCATCTACACATTTGTACAGCTTGTTGTCCTGAATTACGTAGCTGTCCTTAATGTCCTTCAACTCGTCAACATCTATGTCTGAAGAAAGAATATCCCTGATTCTATTTAGCTCAGTGTCCCCTAGTTGAAGAGTTTGTAACCAATCGTCACTAGTTATAGACATTACTGATGGGTAAGAGTCTAAAGCGTCGAGTGTTTCTTTATCTGGAATAGGATTCCGAGACAACGCATCCACATGTGTCATTTTGGAACCGGAGCGGTATTCGATGGAGCATTGAAATTCTTGTAAGAGAAGCCACCACCTAGCCACACGTGGTATGATGTCTCGTTTAGAAAACGTACTCCTTAAAGCACTACAATCCGTTACGACTTTAAAGTCTTGGCCTATCAAATAGACGCGAAATTTCTTTAAGGAGCATATTACCGCCAAAGTTTCCAGCTCATAGGCATGGAAATGTTTTTCCTCAGGGCTAGTCTGTCGGCTATAAAATGCTACCGGACGAAAAGTGTCATTGCTACCTCGCGGGCGTTGCAAAAGTATACCGCCAATCCCTACTTTGCTTGCGTCCGTATGTAATTCAGTCTCGGCATTGGGGTCAAATATAGCTAAGATTGGTCGCTCTACAAGTCTATCTTTCAGAAGGGTGAACGCATTTTCTTGTTCATCTGTCCAAGACCAGGCGGCCtccttttttaataatttacacaATGGGTGTGCGACTTGTGCAAAATTTCTAATGAATTTGCGGAAATATCCGACCAATCCCAAGAACTGTCGAACCGAGTGTTGATTTGTGGGTCGAGGGAAATCTAAGACAGACTGTATCTTCTTGTCACCCGGTCTAACACCGGCAGCACTAATTTCATAACCGAGGTAATCTATTGACTCGCGCAAGAATTTACATTTCCCCAAATTCAACGTCAGATTGGCTTCATCAAGTAATCCCAGAATTTTGTCTAATCGATCCAGACATTAATCTTTAGTTTTAccataaatcaacacatcgtcTATGTACGCAGTAGCCTCATTATAACGAGCTGATCCTAATACCCTGTTCATCATACGCTGAAAGACAGCGGGCGCGTTTGCAAGACCGAAGGGCATACGATTAAATTCGTACTGCCCGTCCGGTGTTACAAACGACGTCAGAGGCTTGGATGATTCCGATATTGGGACCTGATAGTAGCCCGATGCCAGGTCAAGCGTGATGAAATAAGCTTGTCCCGAAAGTCTTGCGATTTCATCTTCGATTACGGGCATCGGGTAACGTTCTTTAACCGTAGCTGAATTTAGTAACCTATAGTCAACACACATGCGCAAGTTACCATCTTTTTTCCGTACTAATATTATTGGGCTCGCAAATTCCGATACGCTCTCCCGTATAATATCTGCCTCTAACATATCATTTACCATACTGCGAACTTGTTCGCGTTCTTTGTGCGATAAGCGATATGGGCGGTAGACTACAGGACGCTTGCTATTTAATTCAATAGACATTTCGGCGGCATCAGTACAACCTAGCTCTTTTAATTCAAACGCAAAACAATGCCTATATTTATGCAATATATCATAAAGTCTCTGCCTGTCCGCATCGCTTGCACATTCACCTGTATGTATCAAGTCCTTGTCCAACTGTTCGGGCAATGAAATCGAATTGCTACCAGGAACAATACGCTTGACAATTTGAACTTTTACTGCTCGACACAAGGTCATTCCGGCAAGCAGCTGAACTCGGCTTGAAAGGGGTATGATATTTAAGTGAGCTTGACCATTTTTAACTTGACAAATACCTTCACATACAAAATACTGTTGACACGGTTTTCCAACAACTTTGCCACTTACGAGAATTTCGCCATCAATACTCGGTTCAGTAACGACTCTAACAGTAGCAGGTCCACCTATGTCAACACATGACAAAACCTTAACCCTGACTGACCTATCATCATCTATCACGCTCTTTGGAGCTGGTATTTCTTTTCCAATATCGTAGAACATCAGATTTTGGGGATCCTTAACGACAATTATATGGGGTAGCTCCGTGAACGACTGCCCTACCAGTATCGGAGAATCAAGAAGATCGTCATCAACTATATGGACTTTAATTTGAGCTGGCACACCGTCAACAGATAAATCAGCAACTACACTTCCATACGATTGCACAACCTTATTGCCAAATCCTTTAAAAGGGACAGGAGCATTATTGGACACGAGCCCTAACGAATTTGCAGCGAATTTTGTTATTAAGGTTGCTGCACTTCCGAAATCTATGAAAGCTGGGAATTGCGTATTGTTAAACAAAACGTCCTTATAATATTTTGTGTTTGATGCAACTGAATTAATGCACATCTGTTTGCGAGCTATCTCATCTTTAGTTTCAGTGCTGCCTAGCTTAGTTCGACAGTTGTCGGCCGCATGACCAAACCTATTACAATTTGCACATTTAGATATGGGTTTAGGGCATTTCGAGTAAGGATGACCTTTCTCTTTACAATTGTAACAAgtgatttgattattaattttaaatttgtcaCCATTTTTATGATCTGCATTACTATTAATGGACTTGGCATCTGCAACCAATCTATTCTTAAATTGAGGTCGCTCAAAACTctgtgaaatgtctttatttgtAAGTAGAAACTGTAGCAATTGATCGGGTTGTGAGCATCGAATTGCGTTGGCTGCAGATCTCATAGTTCTATCGTTTAATCCGTGTATTATGCAGTCTACCGCATGCTTACCTTCAATGCCACATCGATTCAGGAGAGCAATCTTCTCGTAATAGTAAACTTCGATCGGTTCATTGAACTTACTTTTACGCCTGAGCATATCTTCGAGGGATTGGCCATAATTCTGTTCATACGGGAATGCTTCTTTAAGCTTATCCTGCCACTCTGCCCACGTGAACAGAATGGTTTGCAAGCTATCGTACCAGGTTTTGGCCAATCCCTGAAGCTTTTGCACAGCAAAATGTACAATCGTTTTGTCGTCCCAGCCGTAGACGGTGGCACATTCATTGACCTTCTTAAGCCAGGTGTCTATAGTTTGGGTCTTCACCGACGGGTCAAACTCTGGCAGAATATTTTTATGGCTTAATTTGCCACTGTTATTATCGAATGGGCCATTCTGCGGCTGAGACGACtgtggttttatttttttaatagagctTAAAATACTAGCTACATCTTTAGCAGAAAAACCAGGGCTAGCCGACCTTTTACCACGCGTTCGACCTCGCTCCTCTTCATGGTGACGTGTATGCTTCTCCCCTGAACGTGGCTTCGAAGATCGTCCACCGTGTGCTGTGTTGCCTAGATTTGTCACGACGGAAACCTTACTAGTAGTGCCACGCAATCTCTGCTGCTCTGAGCGAAGCTCTGCCATTAAATGTTCCAGCTTTTCACATTTTCGTTGCAGGTCCTCCTCTGTTCCCCGGCGACTACTGCTGCGTCTACCAGGGCTGCGACTCCTATGACGAGTGTGACTTACATTAGACCCGCTGCGTCTGGTATAACTTCGGCTGCGTCGACTACCTCTATGGTCTCTCCGAATTGGACTGCGGCTTCGGTTACGCGTGCGGCTTCCGCGAGAATCCCCTCGTCTTTCAAGAGTTCGGCTTTTCCGGCTAGTGCGATTGTCCTCTCTCATTCCGCTTTCGCGCCGAGCACTAGGCGTTCGCAAGCGCCTGCTGCGGTCTGGTTCCTTGTCACTCATTATCTGGAACTCGTAAACAATAACATATATGTCTCAAtgtcataattaattaaaacatgtttatagagaaatattagtatttgttaATCATCATTTGTCCCTCTGCACGCATTAAACTAATTGCATAGTGTACAGtgattattacattattattgtcgaaaaactaaacttaactCTGCTTTCTCTATGCTTAATATATTTGTCATATTAAGGTATTTGCTGAAAAGGTCTTTCAATGCTTACCACGTGGTTGCTAAACCATGTGTTATGGCTTTCAATAATTTAAGTAAAGGTTCACATACTCACTGTCAAGATATAAGATATATAATaagctagcgacccgccccggcttcccacaggttaacaaattatactaaaccttcctcttgaatcactcaatctattaaaaaaaaaccgcatcaaaatccgttgcgtagttttaaagatctaaggctacatagggacagacagcgggaagcgaccctgttttatactatgtagtgaagtatcGCAAGTatcaaatacctactattatacAAGGAAAGGTTAGTTGCCGTCATACAAAGTAGAATATCTTTATAGGCctttatctcctaaaccgtgcatcgtagcacaaaaataatgaaattttcgttcccctttaataCCCCCTACCCTGAATAACCTATCACATGAGGGCATGAAACAttgttatcatcatcatatcactgTGTATTTATGTCTGTGTATAACTTAAATCATCAAGAAATAAGAAGATTTATATTGTAGAAtctaaataaaacattaagcTTCATATTGTAGTTGTTTTTAGCTTCATAttgtagttgttttttttttttcttatctaCCAAACTATTTCAGGGGAAATTCGTGACAGATTACACAAACAAAGCGCACAGCAATTTCGACTATTAATTCATTAAAAGAACCGTTAGGTAATCAAGTATATTATTTCTAAATATTACAGTTCGTAAAAATCATTATTTTcgttaaggttttttttttataattcaaaaGTACAGTCAAGAGAATGTCATTATACGTAagtcaaattattaataaataattgacaTAGCTTTATCTTTGTACGCGCATCTAGCCATAACAATCATAAGTGTAACGAATGTTCTATACACATACACAGACGCAGCACATACTTAAATCACGACACTGACAAAATATGTGGGCATGTACTTACCACGTCTGATCTGTAGTAAAACTCCACAAtacgatataatatataattttaatcgATTACTATTACACGGTAGGTACTACAATGATCCCCTATAATAGGTAACTTTGTTGAACACCTTTCGCTTGTCCCAAGCGTCCGAACCGTACGGCCGTTAACCTTCGAATCCCGCCATGCTCCCACTTGCCGCCAAACCAACCTGACAGCTGTCACCAGCTGTCATAAGTGTCATAACTGACAGCTGACTTCCAACCGATTTTAATAATACCCTCAAATGATTATTAATTCAGTCAAATCACCTTAcagtaccaatagagagattggttacttgtgctatagattttaccttcactcgaccatcttccaatataagtttttccactttatcaatattttcttgtgaagtagctactacaggccggccaggtctagggtcatcttcaatactctcccttccgcgtttaaactcgcttgaccacttttgaatggtagataaagaaggagcagactcacggtaaacacaatccatttcctcttttatggttttttgatttttaccctgttttgtcaagaattttatcacgcatcgatgttctaatttagttaacattgtcaattcgcacatgatgttcatgtttgttcagcaattgcagaaaaacaaaagactatctcggttcgaattatacttttttttaatgtcaatgaacaaacctcagcggccagtaacgaaagaaattttagaagaggtcgtaagatatcaataccgagaatattttgaacgcccctcgtaactcGTTACTTAATTCAATAATGTACAATTCTTGTCAATTTGTAACCAAATATTTTCAATCATATTTTTGCTTAGGactataaaaaagtttttctgtacgttttttttgttttctttcttagtattttcttttttaaagtCTTAAGTACTAATATGTATTTCTGATTATTTTACGTCATTGACTCTATATTTGTCATTAGGTAAGTATACCTAATAAAGATAAAATCAATAACTTTCACGAAATAGTGTCATATTTCTGAAAACcccataatatataatattactaGTACCTAGTACTTATACTGTAATCTTATCACAGGTGTAATGTGAATTGAATTTCactgaaaataacaaaatttcgcggaattttgtaaattctttcGAACTTGGGAATTTACTTTTTAGTCATTATTATTTATCAGTAAATATCTGAAAAACAATAAACCCGGACATAGAAAATAAATTTCCTCAAGAATATGTAGGTCGCAAATTATTTAGGACGTTCTAAAAACACTAAATCTCAGTTTTTAATACAGTTTTTTTGTTGATTCTAATCAGATTTGTATCTATCTAAGAACTACGCTGTCAATTTAATTGTAGTTGTTACCTACGCCTGTATTTTATGTACATTACCTATTAcagtaaataaatacagatatgGACTTGctacttaattttttaaattatacttCATTTATTCGAAAATGTAGAATTCAATAATCACATCTAAACTAAACCTATCTTAACCTATGGGGTCTAAATTACTTATATGTAAAAATATCCCCTATGCCGCTCGCACTTGGGAGTGTACCCACAAAACTGGCCGCGTTTCctcgctggatggcaatgccaGCTGAGCGAAGCACGAGCCAGCCCTGCGGTCGCCAGTGGAACGGATGAGAAGAATATATTATATCAATTTATAAGGTTTGATATTGCTAGAATCATTCTACCATGATAAAAGGaagtaaataactaaatattgaGGGTCATGAACAGGAAGAGCCTTGATAAAATCCAAGGTCACAATCACAACAGTACTAGGTCAATGACTCAACCTGACCAAAATATACTTCTAATTTTAAATGCCACGGTCATGAATCTGCCAAAATACAAACATATTAATAGGTAgctgtatatgtaggtacttaatcaaTAACTCTTTCCTGTTTTGTACcttatagttattttattacgtaatttttatttaagaatTGTCTACTAACAAAAAACATAATGACGAGCATAATTACAAACCCATACCTAATGGATACAAAAAATAGAGTTGGTATGTTGGTAaagaatacctacttattaaaaatacttatctGGGTACGCTACATATCATAACTGGTGAACAAGATAATATTCGTTTGCGAAAAAgctaaagttttattttgagttttatagtACCCATACCAACCCATGCAaagctattaaataaatatcttattatattatttgttaGTTATCTATACATAAAGAGACAATAAATTACCATATAATGCATAGAGAATCAAAACAATATGAAGTATTAGAAATTATACTAGATATCCGCTTAGAACCGAATTGTCATTGCTAATCGTAGAGTAAAACACCCTAGGACCGAAACGTATCACTTTTAATTAGCatgcatgagaaatgaaaagtaATTATCTCTTCCGTTTACTATACTAAAGTACCTAACTTATTGGATTATGATAACAGAATACGCAAAGGTACCACATTTACACATTGATGTTACAAATGTAAACATGACGTAGTAGCGTAAgactaaattaaatacaaaacaaaacaacataATTATAACGTACTTAcgtaccgtaaaccggggtgactttccaATGCAGGGGCAaattcgatatttcagtttttcagccgttacatatttttattcggattttttagtagtaggtaaacaagtatgtataataatctaacttgttacacgaacagttcgagaaaataatgaataatgataatttagtggcagttttaaaactatcaaagtatccccaaaatttcctaaagtcacctcgttttacggtactacctaatgagaaaattaaaacatttttttaacccgTTAGAAAGGTGGACACCTGAATTCGTCGGGGAATAACAGCTCTACAATTACAAACGCCGAAACTCGATGAATGAGTGACGCATTGCTAGGGGAATCCTCCGCGGGGAAGGGGCTGCGCACACGCCGGCGCGGCCTATAAAACGAGCACATGCGGCGAGCTCGAATCATTCTTTATACAACCAGCCAGTAAGAGGCAATCAAAATCTCTCCAGCCAGTATCAACACTAAAAAAATCGATACAACTAGCCAGTTTTTTAAAAAGAATAACATTCCAATTTCAAAAATGAAGCAATACTCGATCGTCGGCAACAAGAAGAAAGTCACCATGGAAACAAACGCCACGCGCCTAAAGGTCGTTGGCAACGGCTGCGTCATCATAGTCAAAAGCAACCGGGGACACATCGAGGTCATCGGCAGCGACTGCAAGATCGACGTTGTTGATAACTTTGGGACCATCAACCTGGTCGGAGCCAGTGGTCTAGTGACAGTTTCCAAGCGCTATAAGAATGATGATATTCAACTTATTGGTGCATCTTGTCACTTATTAGTGGATGGGAAAGAAAAAGCTACATTTGAGCCGTTCTCTGCTCAACTGTCGCCGTTCAGCAAGAACTTGGATGACGTTATTGAGTCGATCTTCACCTTCGTCATGCGTTGAAGAAATGAGACTTAGTTATGTGATTGAACTTTGCCGCTCAGTGCTATCTGTGACGCGTTGTTTTTGATAAGTGACGCGTTGTGCCAGCCGGTGCGTGATATGATAAGTTTGATACCAGTGATTCCTCGTATCAGTTTGTAAGGAGGCCGCTTTTTTCATCTGAATGTAATTTAAGTACGTTCTGGAATTGTAGAATGGAATTACGTTGTTTTTGAAAACTGTGTTGTTTTAAATGCTTGCTTAGTATCTGTTTCTTAAatgttagaaaaaaaatgatgtgaaaataaaataatgagagctattttt contains:
- the LOC134648518 gene encoding uncharacterized protein LOC134648518, with translation MKQYSIVGNKKKVTMETNATRLKVVGNGCVIIVKSNRGHIEVIGSDCKIDVVDNFGTINLVGASGLVTVSKRYKNDDIQLIGASCHLLVDGKEKATFEPFSAQLSPFSKNLDDVIESIFTFVMR